One region of Primulina tabacum isolate GXHZ01 chromosome 1, ASM2559414v2, whole genome shotgun sequence genomic DNA includes:
- the LOC142544328 gene encoding uncharacterized protein LOC142544328: MDGRLPPLPSDSDYFSAATTLIPFPRPLPLLRGPIKAAPSDDPSSGPYLLAFKTSESWAAAYNSCKLQITSQCESGARIGCSISASNKCKPPWWKLVLGLTSKQDLSERAKCEEIEMEACCVAARERCAEFAKQKCAPAFKNARIEVSGSDLRVVEWKEAFTLISMACFTNIRSKEIWPCGLDKSWDEYRSKFAVTNVRGCQLLSFPDEDVEDYMRKIS; the protein is encoded by the coding sequence ATGGACGGCCGGTTGCCGCCACTTCCATCGGACTCTGATTATTTTTCTGCCGCTACAACTCTCATTCCCTTCCCTCGCCCACTCCCTCTCCTACGAGGTCCCATCAAAGCTGCTCCTTCGGACGACCCGTCTTCTGGACCATACCTCCTCGCATTCAAAACCTCTGAGTCCTGGGCCGCCGCATACAACTCTTGCAAGCTCCAAATTACTTCACAATGCGAATCTGGGGCCCGAATTGGGTGTTCCATTTCCGCTTCGAACAAATGCAAACCCCCTTGGTGGAAATTGGTTTTGGGCCTGACTTCCAAACAGGACCTCAGCGAAAGAGCAAAGTGCGAGGAGATCGAGATGGAAGCTTGTTGTGTTGCTGCCAGAGAAAGGTGCGCTGAGTTCGCGAAGCAGAAGTGTGCCCCGGCTTTTAAGAATGCGAGGATTGAAGTGAGTGGTTCGGATTTGAGAGTAGTGGAATGGAAAGAGGCTTTTACATTGATTTCCATGGCGTGTTTTACGAATATAAGAAGTAAAGAGATCTGGCCTTGTGGACTGGATAAGTCTTGGGATGAATATAGGAGTAAATTTGCTGTGACTAATGTTAGAGGGTGTCAATTGTTGAGTTTTCCCGACGAGGACGTTGAGGATTATATGAGAAAGATCAGTTAA